One Setaria viridis chromosome 7, Setaria_viridis_v4.0, whole genome shotgun sequence genomic region harbors:
- the LOC117865185 gene encoding uncharacterized protein, whose translation MAFLAKKKRKKERKKERKKEKGKKREGLIEWRWAFFRKHGPLPPWAPRQGSMALRRLARRALHRAALHHTPPPPPGSFSPQLRSHILLLRFSTSSSDQPHFMVDYLVSTCGLPPDKAAKAAPRFAHLSSPARPDAALAFLRSRGLTRAQARAVVSWNPSVLLSDVDATLAPKFRAVRSLGLTRAEAARVFALYPPALTMGVHTNLLPRLLLWLDLLGSARLLMKWLAKTWLLKSGVDALLRNLDALRGHGVPEARLAATVRLKPSLILQSPARLRALAARVDACGVPRGSRMYAWALLALHSVSDAAFRAKRDAVMRGTGCTEQEFLAMFRRAPCFLFMSAELLRRKVEFLVGTVGCGADGIVRDPVLLTLSLSKRMVPRCRAIGALKARGVDIGKQRLVNIVRASETRFVERYILKYSDQAPELLELYPPDHRKSSSQGD comes from the coding sequence ATGGCGTtcctagcaaaaaaaaaaagaaagaaagaaagaaagaaagaaagaaaaaaggaaaaaggaaaaaaaagagaaggattgaTCGAATGGCGCTGGGCGTTCTTCCGTAAACACGGTCCCTTGCCTCCCTGGGCGCCCCGACAGGGATCCATGGCGCTGCGGCGGCTCGCCCGACGCGCCCTCCACCGCGCGGCGCTACACCACACACCTCCCCCGCCTCCTGGATCCTTCTCGCCTCAACTACGAAgccacatcctcctcctccgattcTCCACCTCCTCGTCCGACCAGCCGCACTTCATGGTCGACTACCTCGTCTCCACCTGCGGCCTCCCGCCGGACAAGGCCGCCAAGGCCGCTCCGCGGTTCGCGCACCTCAGCTCCCCCGCGCGGCCCGACGCGGCGCTCGCTTTCCTCCGCTCGCGTGGCCTCACCCGCGCGCAGGCCCGCGCCGTCGTGTCCTGGAACCCTTCGGTGCTCCTCAGCGACGTGGACGCCACCCTCGCGCCCAAGTTCCGCGCCGTGCGGTCGCTGGGCCTCACCCGCGCCGAGGCCGCGCGCGTCTTCGCGCTCTACCCGCCCGCGCTCACCATGGGCGTCCACACCAacctcctcccgcgcctcctGCTCTGGCTCGACCTCCTCGGGTCCGCCAGGTTGCTGATGAAATGGCTCGCCAAGACGTGGCTGCTCAAGAGCGGCGTCGACGCGCTCCTGCGGAACCTCGACGCGCTCCGGGGCCACGGCGTCCCCGAGGCGCGACTCGCCGCCACGGTGCGGCTCAAACCGTCGCTGATCCTGCAGTCGCCCGCGAGGCTCCGGGCGCTGGCCGCGCGCGTCGACGCCTGCGGGGTGCCGCGCGGCTCCCGGATGTACGCGTGGGCGCTCCTGGCGCTGCACAGCGTCAGCGACGCCGCGTTCCGGGCCAAGAGGGACGCCGTGATGCGCGGGACCGGGTGCACGGAGCAGGAGTTCCTCGCCATGTTCCGGCGCGCGCCGTGCTTCCTGTTCATGTCCGCGGAGCTGCTTCGCCGCAAGGTGGAGTTCCTGGTGGGCACCGTCGGGTGCGGCGCGGACGGCATCGTCAGGGACCCCGTGCTGCTGACGCTCAGCCTCAGCAAGCGGATGGTGCCGCGGTGCCGCGCCATCGGGGCCTTGAAGGCCAGAGGCGTGGACATCGGCAAGCAGCGGCTGGTGAACATCGTGAGAGCCTCGGAGACCAGGTTTGTGGAGAGGTACATACTGAAGTATAGCGATCAGGCGCCTGAACTCCTTGAGCTGTATCCGCCTGATCACCGCAAGAGCAGCTCGCAGGGTGATTGA
- the LOC117865184 gene encoding anthocyanin 5-aromatic acyltransferase — translation MAPVRIVAVSYVAAPADAVPPPEPIKLNAMEAQWVVAPVLQHLLLFEGDQLPPFDAVVQSLRSSLASTLTSYAPLAGKLHYLADTGEVSICCRTAGDDGVRFVVAETDADARSLAGDEDHDVLTFEQLVPEVDMALLPAPVLAVQATRLGGGGGVALGFTLHHGVADGRSLWKFVEAWAAVCRGDTPPAPPVFDRSRVKMPGGEELARSVLRKYAPDLPVVTVPDVWHQDRLRFTRRTFNLDAPRIARLKQAIARLAEAQGGAPLRRPPSTFAAVIALAWASAVRGRSIPAEDEVFLFFLADVRDRLDPPAGADYFGACLAGCIARVPARELHGEGALAAAAAAIQDAVGKMVEDPLGCWPGWEFLKLAAASGLTVPADRFMNVSGSAGFRVYEVADFGWGKPRRTENVRMNLDGQVALVRARDGAGVQASVSMLRREHVDEFESEMLKLLG, via the exons ATGGCTCCGGTGAGGATCGTCGCTGTCAGCTACGTCGCTGCGCCGGCCGACGCGGTGCCACCGCCCGAGCCTATCAAGCTCAACGCCATGGAGGCGCAGTGGGTCGTGGCCCCGGTGCTGCAGCACCTCCTGCTCTTCGAGGGCGATCAGCTGCCGCCCTTCGACGCCGTCGTCCAGTCCCTCCGGTCTTCCCTCGCGTCGACCCTGACCTCCTACGCTCCGCTCGCCGGCAAGCTCCACTACCTCGCGGACACCGGCGAGGTCTCCATCTGCTGCCgcaccgccggcgacgacggcgtccgGTTCGTTGTCGCGGAGACCGACGCCGACGCCCgcagcctcgccggcgacgaggaccaCGACGTGCTCACGTTCGAGCAGCTCGTTCCAGAGGTCGACATGGCCTTGCTGCCGGCGCCGGTTCTGGCCGTGCAGGCGACGCGCctcgggggaggcggcggggtggctCTCGGGTTCACGCTGCACCACGGCGTCGCCGACGGGCGGTCGCTGTGGAAGTTCGTGGAGGCGTGGGCGGCGGTGTGCCGAGGGGacacgccgcccgcgccgccggtaTTCGACCGTTCCCGTGTCAAGATGCCTGGCGGCGAGGAACTGGCCCGGAGTGTCTTGCGAAAGTACGCGCCAGACTTGCCTGTG GTAACCGTGCCCGATGTCTGGCACCAAGATCGCCTGCGGTTTACCCGCCGGACGTTCAACCTGGACGCGCCGCGCATCGCGCGGCTGAAGCAGGCCATCGCGCGCCTCGCCGAAGCCCAAGGCGGCGCGCCGCTGCGACGCCCTCCGTCCACCTTCGCCGCCGTCATCGCGCTAGCCTGGGCCTCCGCCGTCCGCGGCAGGTCCATCCCGGCGGAGGACGAGgtgttcctcttcttcctggCCGACGTCCGCGACCGCCTCGAccctcccgccggcgccgactACTTCGGCGCGTGcctcgccggctgcatcgcGAGGGTGCCGGCGCGGGAGCTCCACGGCGAgggcgcgctggcggcggcggcggcggcgatccagGACGCGGTCGGGAAGATGGTGGAGGACCCGCTCGGGTGTTGGCCCGGGTGGGAGTTCCTCAAGTTGGCCGCCGCCAGCGGCCTGACGGTCCCCGCCGATCGGTTTATGAACGTGTCCGGGTCGGCGGGCTTCAGGGTGtacgaggtcgccgacttcgggtGGGGGAAGCCGCGGCGGACGGAGAACGTGAGGATGAACCTCGACGGGCAGGTGGCGCTGGTCCGCGCCAGGGACGGCGCCGGGGTGCAGGCGTCGGTGTCCATGCTGCGGCGGGAGCACGTCGACGAGTTCGAGTCTGAGATGCTCAAGCTACTCGGATGA
- the LOC117865181 gene encoding DNA polymerase I A, chloroplastic: MAMAGTAPGPAPALLRRCPCSAPPWTPSPFRPRRRGRSMVSPFTGGRRQEYSQSSGVGIQDNRALKFGVCVNFNVQSSGAQEWAAESKRLSSIRTSNSTYSGSSHLGPAIIHHEHLEDFKSSNQSSPHSVRQRMAPNSLANRHASVEPAKRHMINRAAAAVSALASVVKDDTKPIKRPNESEVEAHWPNGSKFHASLPKISEVETSLPFDDKATDGNAEDENECSPKETVQPPPARAPLSQESKDARKALGTIYEKVLVVDDVKSARSVVQLLTTKYRNFFHACDTEVANIDVKQETPVGHGKVTCFSIYSGTSGAEADFGNGKTCIWVDVLDGGQDVLMEFAPFFEDSSIRKIWHNYSFDSHVIENYGIKVSGFHADTMHLARLWDSSRRLDGGYSLEGLTNDHRVMGVVPKELQKIGKRSMKTIFGRKKIKKDGSEGKITAIEPVEILQREDRELWICYSSLDSMSTLRLYESLKSKLERKPWTFDGVPRGSMYDFYEEYWRPFGAVLVKMETAGMLVDRAYLSKIEKVAVAQRKLAADKFRKWASKYCPDAKYMNVNSDTQIRQLFFGGIENRCKPGEFLPTSKAIKVPNDETAVAEGKKVPKYRTIELFSIVEDLKTDIFTASGWPSVSGDALRNLAGKVPSDLVYTTDDVNDDECGSDSEISDCDLEDTSSYGTAYEAFGGGKKGKEACHAIAALCEICSIDSLISNFILPLQGNHISCKEGRIHCSLNINTETGRLSARTPNLQNQPALEKDRYKIRQAFVAAPGNTLIVADYGQLELRILAHLADCKSMLDAFKAGGDFHSRTAMNMYQHIREAVEEERVILEWHPQPGQEKPPVPLLKDAFGAERRKAKMLNFSIAYGKTAHGLARDWKVSVKEAKDTLKLWYSDRKEVLAWQMKQKELAQEKCEVYTLLGRSRRFPNMAYATSGQRGHIERAAINAPVQGSAADVAMCAMLEIDRNTHLKELGWTLLLQVHDEVILEGPSESAELAKSIVVECMSKPFYGTNILNVDLAVDAKCAQNWYAAK; the protein is encoded by the exons GCAGGAGTACTCTCAGAGTTCAGGTGTTGGAATTCAAGACAACAGAGCTCTTAAGTTTGGAGTATGTGTCAACTTTAATGTGCAAAGTAGTGGGGCACAAGAATGGGCTGCCGAGAGCAAGAGGTTATCTTCCATCAGAACCAGCAACAGTACCTATAGCGGTTCCAGTCATCTAGGGCCCGCTATTATTCATCATGAACACCTGGAAGATTTCAAGAGCTCCAACCAGTCTTCACCTCACAGTGTAAGACAAAGAATGGCACCTAATTCCCTTGCAAATAGGCATGCCAGTGTGGAACCTGCAAAGCGTCATATGATTAAtcgtgctgcagctgctgtgtCAGCCCTGGCCAGTGTTGTTAAGGATGACACCAAACCAATTAAAAGGCCTAATGAATCCGAAGTGGAGGCTCATTGGCCTAATGGTTCCAAGTTTCATGCTtctcttccaaaaatttctGAAGTTGAAACAAGCTTACCATTTGACGACAAGGCTACAGATGGCAATGCTGAAGATGAGAATGAATGCTCACCCAAGGAGACAGTACAACCTCCACCAGCTAGAGCACCCTTGTCTCAGGAGTCTAAAGATGCACGGAAGGCACTTGGTACCATCTATGAAAAAGTTCTGGTGGTTGATGATGTCAAGTCAGCTAGGAGTGTCGTCCAGTTGCTTACTACGAAGTACAGAAATTTTTTCCATGCATGTGACACAGAG GTTGCTAATATTGATGTTAAACAAGAGACACCAGTTGGCCATGGAAAGGTCACGTGCTTTAGCATATACTCTGGCACTTCTGGTGCTGAAGCTGATTTTGGAAATGGCAAGACATGCATTTGGGTGGATGTGCTGGATGGTGGACAGGATGTCCTTATGGAGTTTGCCCCATTTTTTGAAGATTCATCAATCAGGAAG ATTTGGCACAATTATAGTTTCGATAGTCATGTCATAGAGAACTATGGAATTAAAGTTTCTGGATTTCATGCTGATACAATGCATCTTGCACGACTTTGGGATTCGTCAAGAAGACTGGATGGGGGATATTCTCTTGAGGGACTTACAAATGATCACAGGGTTATGGGTGTTGTTCCAAAGGAATTGCAAAAGATTGGAAAGCGATCAATGAAAACCATCTTTGGTaggaaaaagataaaaaaggaTGGATCGGAAGGTAAAATTACTGCAATTGAGCCTGTTGAAATTTTACAAAGAGAGGACAGAGAGCTGTGGATCTGTTATTCTTCACTAGATTCCATGAGTACCTTGAGGCTTTATGAAAGCTTGAAAAGCAAGCTTGAAAGGAAGCCCTGGACTTTTGATGGTGTTCCAAGAGGTTCAATGTACGATTTCTACGAGGAGTATTGGCGTCCTTTTGGTGCTGTTCTTGTCAAAATGGAAACAGCTGGAATGCTTGTCGACCGTGCTTACCTTTCAAAGATTGAAAAAGTTGCTGTTGCACAGCGCAAATTAGCTGCTGATAAATTTCGGAAGTGGGCATCTAAGTATTGCCCTGATGCGAAATACATGAATGTTAATAGCGATACTCAGATTCGACAACTCTTCTTTGGTGGTATAGAGAACAG ATGCAAACCTGGTGAATTTTTGCCAACGAGTAAGGCTATTAAAGTGCCTAATGATGAAACTGCAGTTGCAGAAGGCAAGAAGGTTCCAAAGTATCGCACAATTGAACTTTTCAGTATTGTGGAAGACCTCAAAACTGATATATTCACAGCTAGTGGCTGGCCTTCAGTTAGTGGGGATGCATTGAGAAATTTGGCTGGGAAAGTTCCTTCGGATCTTGTTTACACGACAGATGATGTAAATGATGATGAATGTGGTAGCGATTCTGAAATTTCTGATTGTGATCTAGAAGACACCTCCTCTTATGGAACTGCATATGAAGCATTTGGAGgagggaagaaaggaaaagaagcatGCCATGCCATTGCCGCTCTATGTGAGATATGCTCAATTGACTCGTTGATATCCAACTTCATTCTTCCATTACAG GGAAATCATATATCATGTAAGGAGGGGCGGATCCACTGTTCCTTAAATATCAACACAGAAACAGGGCGTTTATCTGCAAGGACACCAAATTTACAG AACCAACCTGCACTTGAAAAGGATCGGTATAAAATCCGCCAAGCTTTTGTTGCAGCTCCAGGGAACACTCTTATTGTTGCTGATTATGGTCAG CTGGAGCTCAGGATCTTGGCACATCTTGCTGATTGTAAAAGCATGTTAGATGCTTTCAAAGCTGGCGGTGACTTCCATTCCAGGACAGCCATGAACATGTACCAGCATATTCGCGAAGCTGTTGAAGAAGAGAGAGTAATTCTTGAATGGCATCCTCAACCTGGTCAAGAGAAACCTCCTGTGCCACTGTTGAAG GATGCTTTTGGTGCTGAGAGGAGGAAAGCTAAAATGCTAAATTTCTCCATTGCATACGGAAAAACAGCCCATGGGCTTGCTCGGGATTGGAAG GTTTCTGTTAAGGAAGCAAAAGACACACTGAAACTCTGGTATAGCGATAGAAAGGAGGTTCTGGCTTGGCAAATGAAGCAGAAAGAACTAGCACAGGAGAAGTGTGAAGTTTATACTTTACTTGGGCGATCACGCCGTTTTCCAAACATGGCTTATGCAACTTCTGGCCAAAGGGGTCACATTGAGCGTGCTGCTATCAATGCTCCTGTACAG GGCAGTGCAGCAGATGTTGCCATGTGCGCAATGCTTGAGATAGACAGGAATACTCATCTGAAGGAGCTTGGTTGGACGCTACTCTTGCAG GTGCATGATGAAGTGATACTGGAAGGGCCTTCAGAGTCTGCTGAACTGGCCAAGTCCATAGTGGTCGAGTGCATGTCTAAGCCCTTCTACGGCACCAACATCCTGAATGTTGACCTGGCTGTTGATGCCAAATGTGCGCAGAATTGGTATGCCGCCAAGTAG